The Argopecten irradians isolate NY chromosome 4, Ai_NY, whole genome shotgun sequence genome has a window encoding:
- the LOC138320432 gene encoding nociceptin receptor-like → MAEVNTTLPGMSYTVFGNTTILSDGFDNSTAVNYICSEAPDEYAVFYKWAQFVTGLIIYPIVCMVGIIGNTLTLIVLGHKNMRTATNVYLSSLAVSDTIKLLNDLMYFVLLLLKMENLDDDNKIIFNFYPYAHYIFNMSVCVTAWLTVSVAVDRYIAVCHITKAKEMCTIARARIVSTVVFLSMITLSIPSALRYKPMLQYDDHLNISCYKIQQSTLGQNDQFMTPYTWVQNSLRSIIPLIVLIFLNVRIINELRKQRVPGKKLSSRNRITLMLIVIILCFVVCIMPDAVMSLFFGFGYVDETSLVRGIREITDSLLAINSALNFVLYCSMSKIFRTTFMKIFCNNWTVQRKVSERLLQNGHSGAAVSVARKDSNSCSGNNNKDSRETYV, encoded by the coding sequence ATGGCTGAGGTTAACACGACGTTGCCAGGGATGTCCTATACCGTTTTCGGTAACACTACTATTTTGTCGGATGGTTTCGATAACTCCACTGCCGTCAATTACATTTGTTCAGAAGCTCCAGATGAGTATGCTGTGTTCTATAAATGGGCACAGTTCGTCACTGGACTTATCATATACCCTATTGTGTGTATGGTAGGCATCATTGGAAATACATTGACTTTGATTGTGCTAGGACACAAAAATATGCGAACAGccacaaatgtatatttgtcaAGTCTTGCTGTTTCAGATACAATCAAACTACTTAAcgatttgatgtactttgttcTTCTTCTGCTAAAAATGGAAAATCTCGACGATGACAATAAGATCATTTTCAACTTTTACCCATATGCTCATTATATATTCAACATGTCTGTATGTGTTACAGCATGGCTGACCGTTTCTGTCGCTGTTGACCGATACATAGCGGTATGTCACATCACTAAAGCAAAGGAGATGTGTACCATTGCGCGTGCGCGTATCGTCAGTACTGTGGTGTTCCTGTCGATGATAACATTGTCTATACCCTCCGCGCTCAGGTACAAGCCCATGCTACAATACGACGACCATTTGAATATATCCTGCTATAAAATTCAACAAAGCACACTTGGTCAGAATGACCAATTCATGACACCCTACACATGGGTGCAGAACTCTCTACGCTCCATTATACCGCTCATTGTCCTTATCTTTCTCAATGTCAGGATCATCAACGAACTAAGAAAGCAGCGCGTTCCAGGCAAGAAACTCTCCTCCCGTAACAGGATAACACTGATGCTGATCGTCATCATTCTGTGCTTCGTCGTATGTATTATGCCGGATGCCGTCATGTCTTTGTTCTTTGGGTTTGGCTATGTGGACGAAACAAGCTTAGTTCGTGGGATAAGGGAAATCACAGATTCACTTTTAGCCATCAATTCGGCTTTGAACTTTGTGCTTTACTGTAGCATGAGCAAAATCTTTCGAACgacttttatgaaaatattttgcaataatTGGACAGTTCAGCGGAAGGTTTCTGAGCGACTGTTGCAGAATGGACACAGCGGCGCGGCCGTGTCAGTAGCTCGGAAAGACAGTAACAGCTGCAGTGGAAATAACAACAAGGACAGTAGAGAAACGTATGTTTAG